The genomic window CGCGCCGACTCGCCGTACCGCACGCGAAGGGCCGCGTCGCCCGCCAGATGCACCAGGGCATCGGCCAGCGCCCGGACGTCCCCGACCGGAACCGTCACCCCGCTTTCGCCATCGCGCGTGATGTCGGTGCACCCGGGAACACGGGATGCCACGACCGGCCGCCCGCAGGCGGCGGCCTCCAGAAGGCTTTTGGGAACCCCCTCCCCGCCCACCGACATCAGGACGGCAATGTGGGCCCTCGCCCAAACCCGGCGCACATCCTCCACGTGGCCGAGCCATTCCACACCGGGCAATCCGGCCCAGCGGCGGACCGTGTCCTCGTCGAAGGAGGTGGGGTTGTCCGGGTCGGGCTTTCCGGCGAGCAGAAGGCGCAGGTCCACGCCCCTGCGGCGCACCTCCTGCACGGCCTCGACCACGACATCCACGCCCTTGTTCCGCAGCATGCGGCCGACATAGGCCACCGTGACGGGGCCGGCGGGCTCCGGCAGCACCTGGAATTGATCCGGGTCGACGCCGGACCCGCGGATCACCCGGATCCGGTCCGCGGACACGATGCGCTGGTCCTGGAGCACCTGGCGGTCATGGTCGTTCTGGACCACCGCGACCGTGCGCGGCTCCCCGCCGAACACGCCACGGAGCAACCGGGTGATGACGAAGCGGCGAGCCCGCGCGCCCCAGCCGGTGGCCGTGAATGCCGTCCCGAGGCCGTTGATGCCGTGGACGACGGCCGGCACGCCGGTCAAACGCGCGGCCAGCCCGCCCACGAGCACGGGCTTCAAGGAGACATTGTGAACGATGTCCGGGCGGGTGCGCCGGAACAGTGCCGCGACCTCGCGCACCTGACGAACCACCGAGGCGGGATCGTTCCGGCTCCGCCGCCAGGCCAAGGGATGCACGGCGAACCCGGCAGCCTCGATCAGCCCGCCGTGCCGGTCCACCCGTGTCGCCACATGCACGTCGTAGCCGGCCGCCGCCGCGGCCTGCGCCATGGGCAACCGGTGCGACCAGAAGTACCAGTCCTCGGTGACGAGGAACATCAGCCGCGGTCGCCGGGGG from Azospirillaceae bacterium includes these protein-coding regions:
- a CDS encoding glycosyltransferase family 4 protein, whose protein sequence is MFLVTEDWYFWSHRLPMAQAAAAAGYDVHVATRVDRHGGLIEAAGFAVHPLAWRRSRNDPASVVRQVREVAALFRRTRPDIVHNVSLKPVLVGGLAARLTGVPAVVHGINGLGTAFTATGWGARARRFVITRLLRGVFGGEPRTVAVVQNDHDRQVLQDQRIVSADRIRVIRGSGVDPDQFQVLPEPAGPVTVAYVGRMLRNKGVDVVVEAVQEVRRRGVDLRLLLAGKPDPDNPTSFDEDTVRRWAGLPGVEWLGHVEDVRRVWARAHIAVLMSVGGEGVPKSLLEAAACGRPVVASRVPGCTDITRDGESGVTVPVGDVRALADALVHLAGDAALRVRYGESARSLAAMGFSADEVGRRMVECYRSLLVP